A stretch of the Zeugodacus cucurbitae isolate PBARC_wt_2022May chromosome 6, idZeuCucr1.2, whole genome shotgun sequence genome encodes the following:
- the LOC105220521 gene encoding mediator of RNA polymerase II transcription subunit 16, whose translation MMAIIYKVQADSIPNINKKVICNISPKNIVAYSVSDEIDAGSRIWVCDLISPWQLYSVTSTKNEIRVLEWNSNGELLLAGYSNGLVEIWSTEKVLNNWYQVYKVNFNGEDIISATFFHNGKSIFFHTQKKELPTYADKFERLEYRATVEHFGSAPAEGVVVITSSGLVGAFITPHKKLNETNSQVIELKAVTQSIGLSRFYISLCSMAHCPNGHLNVAVTYTCRPKIVYCFKVALNIDNDNLFLKCEALPSIFFNAINYKQISHIGWISSNKEDVLYIGYNTIEGSLLEQWHLSKKHQAVHKLLQKNKGDFVQSETWENIAKVPFGVGIANVCSSKLLTQTTQIFVVLKDNTIQIVEPGLKKVALVISDRLMSDDLYSLSKFVSADITHMNQVLVLFDNYGQMYATQVTNPVTDKNYKLSTLSLQTSLLEYCIITGIDASDILMLNLNNLEILIEKLTENFTKQSTITRHFYYSNFLCMKSNMCRIQSRQHDFDNLIILHTISITFKSLLRPADLSCQDKGPGDNLVMILQDPSTDIDKVLFSLDGKDFAVEPLTLQSLQQLIQWVSDLALNILKKLPNEVIKAKMSKKQGYDISRDSVAISSIRELLVMTRIWGLLNPHCLPTYTKSVENIDVLATLFRLLTRLAQNTAEPDDFLLDECSLLSTQVLIPQKQFNNPATLLNNHLSLYKSYPFIFVASKEPSWLKDVNYEEVVFISDLKDGVSNLHLGAKVSALRHCIRCGLINCLLNVSKTSAMKAWCQRWLYCHCGGYWKKM comes from the coding sequence ATGATGGCAATTATCTACAAGGTTCAAGCGGATTCTATtccaaacataaataaaaaggtGATCTGCAATATTTCGCCAAAAAATATAGTTGCGTACAGCGTTAGCGATGAAATTGATGCCGGTAGCCGCATATGGGTCTGCGATCTCATATCACCCTGGCAATTATATAGTGTGACGAGTACAAAAAACGAAATTAGAGTTTTGGAATGGAACAGCAATGGAGAACTATTATTGGCAGGTTATAGCAATGGGCTTGTGGAAATATGGTCCACAGAGAAAGTCTTAAATAACTGGTACCaagtatataaagtaaattttaatggcGAAGATATAATATCTGCAACATTTTTCCACAATGGAAAAAGTATATTCTTTCACACACAAAAAAAGGAATTGCCGACATACGCCGACAAGTTTGAACGTTTAGAATATCGAGCTACGGTTGAACATTTCGGAAGTGCTCCAGCTGAAGGCGTGGTGGTAATTACTTCGTCGGGATTAGTAGGTGCTTTCATTACtccacataaaaaattaaatgaaacaaatAGCCAAGTCATCGAACTTAAAGCAGTTACTCAAAGTATTGGTCTTTCTAGATTTTACATATCACTTTGCAGCATGGCTCATTGTCCGAATGGTCACCTAAATGTTGCGGTAACATATACTTGTAGACCGAAAATAGTTTACTGTTTTAAAGTGGCGTTAAATATTGATAATGACAACTTGTTTCTAAAATGTGAAGCACTCCCTAGTATATTCTTCAATGCAatcaattataaacaaatatccCACATTGGTTGGATTTCTTCAAATAAAGAGGATGTTTTATATATCGGTTACAATACAATAGAGGGAAGTTTGCTGGAGCAGTGGCATTTAAGCAAAAAACATCAAGCCGTTCATAaattactacaaaaaaataagGGAGATTTCGTTCAGAGTGAAACGTGGGAAAATATTGCTAAAGTTCCGTTCGGTGTCGGTATAGCCAATGTATGCAGCTCTAAGCTATTAACACAGACTACTCAAATTTTTGTCGTTTTAAAAGATAATACCATACAAATTGTTGAGCCTGGTCTGAAAAAGGTGGCTTTGGTTATATCCGACCGATTAATGTCGGATGATCTGTATAGTCTCAGCAAATTTGTGTCAGCAGACATAACACATATGAATCAAGTACTTGTACTCTTTGATAATTATGGTCAAATGTATGCAACGCAAGTAACAAATCCGGTAACAGACAAAAATTATAAGTTGAGCACATTGTCCTTGCAAACCTCGCTTTTGGAGTATTGTATTATAACTGGTATCGATGCAAGTGACATacttatgttaaatttaaataacttgGAAATACTTATTGAAAAACTAACGGAAAATTTTACAAAGCAATCTACAATAACGCGACATTTCTACTATTCTAATTTCTTATGTATGAAGAGCAATATGTGCAGAATTCAATCACGACAacatgattttgataatttaataattttgcataCAATATCAATAACATTTAAAAGCTTACTACGTCCTGCTGACCTAAGTTGTCAGGATAAAGGTCCTGGTGATAATTTAGTCATGATACTACAGGATCCTTCTACAGATATCGACAAAGTACTATTTAGTTTGGACGGAAAAGATTTCGCTGTCGAGCCACTAACACTGCAAAGTCTACAACAACTCATACAATGGGTATCTGATTTAGCATTAAATATTCTGAAAAAGCTACCAAATGAAGTTATTAAAGCGAAGATGAGTAAAAAACAAGGATACGACATAAGCAGAGACAGCGTAGCTATTAGCAGCATAAGAGAACTATTGGTAATGACACGAATATGGGGCCTCTTAAATCCACACTGTCTACCGACATATACAAAATCTGTGGAAAACATTGACGTTTTAGCGACTTTATTTAGACTTCTAACACGTTTGGCCCAAAATACTGCAGAACCAGATGACTTTTTATTAGACGAATGCAGTCTTTTATCTACTCAAGTCCTCATTCCtcaaaaacaatttaacaaTCCAGCAACATTATTAAATAATCATCTGTCGCTTTACAAATCATATCCATTTATATTTGTTGCATCTAAGGAACCAAGTTGGCTGAAGGACGTTAACTACGAGGAAGTTGTATTTATTAGCGATTTGAAAGATGGAGTTAGTAATCTGCATTTGGGAGCAAAAGTTAGTGCACTTAGACACTGTATAAGATGTggattaataaattgtttactaAATGTATCAAAAACATCTGCAATGAAAGCATGGTGCCAAAGATGGTTATATTGTCATTGTGGAGGTTATtggaagaaaatgtaa
- the LOC128922502 gene encoding uncharacterized protein LOC128922502 — protein MNRTVYNILLNIIRPFLKKPKQQVGVEERVVITLMYLAYGTPFEVIASMHKLGKTTVRNIVLETCEILWLHLSPIYLSEPSTAQYKGIAADFLKLWNIPNCVGAINGKHIAIVRPQNSGSLFYNYKKFYSIVLMASCDDRYTFTSASIGSYGGQSDGGVFQQSKFGKALLENKLPLPPRAPLWNESSTDFPHFFVADAAFPLKENLMRPYPGAQLPRNKAIFNYRLSRARRVIENSFGILTARWRVLRKVIDFSPKNCETIVLTCLVLHNFVMLNDHDRWYCPDTFVDTDTADHGILEGEWREDLESVGGALHSISSTRRNASCIAFRVRDFLAEYFINQGAVSFQEDRI, from the exons ATGAATCGGACAGTGtacaatattcttttaaatataattagaccgtttttaaaaaaaccaaaacaacaagttGGCGTCGAGGAGCGAGTGGTTATAACATTAAT gtACCTCGCTTATGGAACACCTTTTGAGGTCATAGCCTCGATGCATAAGTTAGGCAAAACAACAGTGCGGAATATCGTACTTGAAACGTGTGAAATACTTTGGTTACATCTGTCCCCGATATACCTTAGCGAGCCAAGTACCGCACAATATAAAGGTATTGCTGCAGATTTTTTAAAACTGTGGAATATACCCAACTGTGTCGGAGCAATTAACGGGAAGCATATAGCTATTGTTCGTCCACAAAATTCAGGCTcgttattttataactataaaaagttttatagtATAGTTTTAATGGCATCCTGCGACGATAGGTATACGTTTACCTCTGCCAGCATTGGTAGCTATGGAGGACAAAGTGACGGAG gtGTCTTTCAGCAATCTAAATTTGGTAAAGCGCTCTTGGAAAACAAATTGCCACTACCACCAAGAGCTCCATTATGGAATGAATCCTCAAcagattttccacatttttttgtggCCGACGCAGCGTTTCCGTTGAAGGAAAACTTAATGCGACCTTACCCCGGTGCACAGCTGCCACgaaacaaagcaattttcaattacCGGTTATCGCGAGCTCGTAGAGTAATCGAAAATAGCTTTGGTATTTTAACCGCTCGATGGCGTGTTCTACGAAAGGTCATAGACTTTAGCCCAAAGAACTGCGAAACAATTGTGTTAACCTGCTTGGTTCTTCACAATTTTGTAATGTTGAATGACCATGATCGTTGGTATTGTCCAGATACATTTGTAGACACAGACACCGCAGACCATGGAATATTGGAGGGAGAATGGCGTGAAGATTTAGAGAGTGTTGGAGGTGCATTACATTCAATAAGTTCAACTCGACGCAATGCATCTTGTATCGCATTCCGTGTAAGGGATTTTTtggcagaatattttattaaccagGGAGCAGTTTCATTTCAAGAAGATCGTATttag
- the LOC128922503 gene encoding uncharacterized protein LOC128922503 codes for MHILRLSKSIAIIKNSFVGHKLCNHFHNNKAVIKKRDFFIKKDNVSSEYELIYRAPMETYISIAKNISTVTATIISSAAIYSVTNEYKITTPSFESMGLVSHPNDLWYFSFGFIAVTMVIRLFIAKYPLRIYGGIDKYIAVYEPQLPFQSSKYVFNKGDVEEVFSRFNPWNNCTYRLGNKTSLLLNRYFRTPADYNQMLGYY; via the exons ATGCATATATTAAGATTATCAAAATCTATTGCAATCATTAAGAATAG TTTTGTTGGACACAAACTCTGTAATCACTTTCATAATAACAAAGCTGTTATTAAAAAacgtgatttttttataaaaaaagataatGTATCATCGGAGTATGAGCTTATATACCGGGCGCCAATGGAaacgtatatttcaattgctaagaatatatctacagtaacagcaacaattaTTTCGTCTGCAGCAATATACTCAGTAACAAATGAGTATAAAATTACAACACCTAGTTTCGAATCTATGGGTTTAGTATCGCATCCGAATGATCTTTGGTATTTTTCGTTTGGCTTTATAGCTGTGACAATGGTAATACgactttttattgcaaaatatcCTTTACGCATTTATGGCGGGATCGACAA ATATATTGCTGTTTATGAACCGCAATTACCATTTCAATCAtctaaatatgtgtttaataaGGGGGACGTGGAAGAAGTATTTAGTAGATTTAACCCATGGAACAATTGTACATACCGTTTGGGAAACAAAACATCGCTTTTATTAAATCGATATTTTAGAACACCAGCAGATTACAATCAAATGCTGGGATATTATTGA